CATTGTTTTCATTTCTTTCCCTTTTCATAGGCTCAGATTATCGTCTGCTGCCTCCTTCCTCTCGAGGAACGGACTATTGCTGCGTGCAATAGTCTCTTTTTTTGTTTTAATAAAGTGGGTGCAGAATAAAAACCCTCAGTAAACAAAAGGAAGAAACAGCCCCCGGGAGTGTCCCGACGTTCTTAAAGAGCTCCGGCACGCTGCGTTCCATATCTTTGCTCCCTTCTTTGTTAATCTCTTCTGCCATTAATGAAACCCTCCAAACGAGAATAATTTCATCCAACCTTTATATGCAATCTGCCACTGGTTGAATTCTTTTACATTCCTTATTACCTGTGCTAAATTTTTGCTACCAGGTTAACAATAATGAACTCAAGGGTACGTAAAAAAATGTATCCCTTTCTCAAGGAACTTGTTATATAATAATTGGCGTTAATGCTATTTTTGAAGGATGATGTTGCCTATGAAACTCGGCGCCCGCATGATGAAAACAGGGTTAGCTGTTGCTGTAGCGTTGTATATCTCAGACTTACTCCCTTTTGTTTCTCCATTACTCGCGGCCATCGCGGCTGTTTTTTCTATCCAGCCGTCAATCTATCGCTCGTACCAATCGATCATTGAACAGATTCAAGGGAATACCATCGGCGCTTTAATTGCTGTCGTTGCGGTATTTACACTTGGTAATGATCCATTTATTGCTGCGTTTGCGATTATTGTAGTTATCGGCATTACGACGAATTTAAAAATGAATGAAAACACGATTTCGCTGGCAGTCGTTGCGGTCATAGCTTTAATGGATACAACAGACTTAACCTTTATTCATTTTGCTTCAGCTAGATTCTCCTCGATGCTCCTCGGGATTCTGGCTGCTTTCGTCGTCAATCTTGTGTTTGTACCGCCAAAATATGAAACCCGTTTGTTTAGAAAAATTGACGTGTCCACTACAGATATATTGCAATGGCTTAGAGTAACGACCCGGCAGCTGTCTGATCAGCCTGCTTTGAAGTATGAAATTACCAGAATTCAGGATGACCTCCGCTGGATTGATCATACCTATCTCCTGTATGAAGAAGAGCGCACTTATTTCAAAGGCAGCCGCTTTTCAAAAGGCAGGAAGCTCGTCTTGTTCAGGCAGCTGATTACGACGACAAAGAAATCCTTCGATGTCGTCAAAGCATTCTACCGCTTAGAGCATAAGATCGAGCAGATTCCGGACGAGTTCCAGGATGCGCTGGTAGGCGAACTGGATAAGCTTATCAATGCTCACGAAAAATTAGTACTCAGCTTAAAAGGAAGGATAAAACAGACGCATAAGCAGTCATTAAGACAAATTGAAGAACCCGATATTCCGCTGCTTGTCGACCGGCTGATGCACGTGTATGAAGAAACCAACAACCCTGACAAGCTTGTCTTTCTTCCTTTAGCTTCCCAGCTGATGGAATACTATTATCAATTAGAAAAGCTGAAACGGTTATTAAAAAGTTACCAGACTCACCATAAAGAAGATTATATTAAGACTTAAAAAAAGGAGCCTTGAATAAGGCTCCTTTTTACTTTATATTTTCTCGTTAAGGATTTGTTACGTCCCTAAATATTCTTTCTTATCATCATCAAGCTGCTGAACCTGATAAAGATTGTAGTAATTTCCCTGCCGGCTCATCAGTTCTTCATGAGGACCGGCTTCTACAATCTCTCCGTTTTCGATTAGGACAATACGGTCGGCATGAGTAATGGTCGCCAGGCGGTGAGCGACGATGAAAGTCGTTCTGTCTGAAGCAAGTCTTTCCAATGCTCCTTGTATGAGGCTTTCACTCTCCAAATCCAGTGCAGACGTTGCTTCATCTAACACGAGCAGCGGTGGATTTTTAAGAAATACACGCGCGATAGCTACTCGTTGTTTCTGACCTCCAGAAAGTTTTACTCCCCTCTCCCCCACTAGAGTTTCATACCCGTGAGGCAGATTCATAATGAAATCATGGGCATTTGCGGCTTTGGCTGCTTCAAACATTTCTTCATCAGTCGCATCAGGATTGCCCATTTTAATATTCATGGCAATGGATTCACTGAACAAGATGTTGTCCTGCAGCACCATACCGATTTTATCCCGCAGCGTACGGGCTTGCACTTCACGAATGTCCTGCCCATCGATAAGAATTCGGCCGTCAGTTACATCATAGAACCTGGGAATGAGGCTGATCAATGTAGATTTACCTCCTCCGCTCATGCCTACGAAAGCGATCGTTTCCCCTTGCTCAACCTCAAGGCTCACGTCGTTTAATACGAGCGGCTCTTCCTCATCATATCTAAAGGAAACGTGCTCAAACGTGACGTTTCCATCCACTTTATCCAGAGGCTCTGCATTTGGTTTATCCTGAATATCATAATCTTCATCAAGAAATTCAAATACCCGGTCCATGGACGCAATCGACTGAGTGAGTACGGTGGCTGAGTTCACCAACCGGCGTAAAGGATTATAAACCCTGTCCATATAGCCGACAAAAGCGACCATGGTCCCTACAGTAAGATTCCCTGTAATCACCTGGTACCCGGCAAAAGTGACAACGAGCAAAGGCGCTAAATCCGTAATCGTGTTCGTTACCGAATAGGTGTAAGCATTCCAATTCGTATGAGTAATCGCCTTCCTTAAAAAGTTTGTGTTCTGCTTATCGAATTGTTCCTGCTCATAATCTTCAAGTGCGAAGCTTCGAATAACAGGGACACCCTGCACTCGTTCATGGAGATGCCCTTGGACTTGGGCAAGCGCCTGAGAACGGTCACGCGTTAACTTTCTCAGCCGGGCATAAAAGTACTTCACGGCAAATCCGTAAAAAGGAAAAAGAATCACTGAGACGAGGGTCAGCCACGGATCCATCGTCAACATAATGATGACCGCGATGACAATGGTTATCATATCGAGCCAAATGTTCATTAATCCTGTAATTACAAATGTCTTTGTCTGTTCCACATCATGAATCACGCGGGAAATGATTTCCCCCGTTTTCATTTTTGAATAAAATTTCAAACTCAAGCGTTGAATGTGGTCAAACAATTTATCTCTCACGTCATATAAAATGTGACTGCCGATCCATTGGGCCATATACTGTCGGATGTATTCAACAGGGGACGAAGAATCATAAATACTAAAAACGCGCCGCCCATTAAAAGCAGAAGATGGTCCAGTTTTTCCGACTGGGCAAGCGCATCCTGATTAATGATATCATCGATGACATATTTAATGATTAAAGGCATTAATAAAGGAATAGAAAACTTAATGATTCCAATGAGCACTGTAATCAAGATTTTACCCTTATATGGTTTTACAAAGCTTAAATATCTGCGGATACTATCCAATTGACTCACCTACTTTCTTCAACCCACAATCAATGCGCACTTCTCAGAAGTGCGCATTCCCAATTAACGATAAGTTAAGTAACGCTCATACCACTGGTCTATAAATTCAGGAGAAAACGGTCCTTTACGCTGCCTTATCCATCTGACCAGGGTGTCAATATTATTGTAAAGAATTCGATCCAGGACATGCGGGTAATTCATTTCCTGTTTATGCTGAGCATATTCATCCTCATCAAGCAGCTTAAAGGTCATATCTGGGAAAACTTTCACGTCGAGGTCATAATCGATGTATTTAATCGCTTCCTCTTCATATATAAACGGCGAACTGATATTACAATAATAATAAACCCCGTCATTTCTCAGCATACCTATAACATTGAACCACTGCCTTGAATGAAAATAACAGATGGCAGGCTCCCTGGTTATCCATCTCCTCCCATCACTTTCCGTGACGGTTGTGCGATCATTGGCCCCGATAATTACATTTCTAGTACCTTTTAATACAGTAGTACTATCCCATATGCGGTGAATTTTTCCATTATGTTTATAACTTTGTATTTCAATTCTTTTTCCAGACTCTGGGCCGGGCATGATCTCCCCTCCCTTGCTTTATTCCGTAGCTTTATCTTCTGTCTATTATAACGACAATTTTTCTGGAATGAAAACATTTAGACTGGTGATCTCGTCTATATATATGAAAAGAAGCCGCCCAAAGTTGGACGACTTCTTAGAAATTCGGGGGATTGATACAGGCTAATTAAACAGCCTGACAAGCCTTACCAAATAATCCAGACGTTATTTTTTCTTAGCCTGAGATTTTTGGTTTTGCTCACGCACTTGTTGTGCATCAGTTTGAGATGCAGCTTCAGTACCATACTGTTGTTGGTTTTGCTTTTGAGCAGCTTGTTGGTTTTGTTGCTTAACTTCCTTAGCGTTTGTACCAGCAGCTGTTTTGTTTTGTTTTGGTTGCTTAGCCATGATTATCACCTCCGCAAAAATTATTTTGTACAGGTATTTAAAATTTCATTCAAAAAACCTTTAATTTTTTCTTGCACAGCATAATCACTTGGTGGAAAGCGCAAAATAAAAAGACGCTTCATGAAGAAGCGCCTTTGAAAGCTTTTATTTAATTTAGAAGCGTTTCGCTCCGATATATCTAGGACTCCAATAAGGATTGGAAAGTGAACTGATTTCTACTCCGCGGGAAGAACCAGCGTGAATGAATTGGTTACCTCCAACGTAGATACCAGCGTGGGAAGCACCAGGCTTGTACGTTTCAAAGAAAACAAGGTCTCCAACTTGAAGGCTGTTGCGGCCGACTGAAGACAAACGATTGTCTGCATAAATAGCCGCTGTTGTTCTTGGAAGGTTCACGCCTTCTTTTTGGAATACATAGTTAATGAAACCACTGCAGTCAAACCCGGACGGAGAAGTTCCACCCCAAACATATGGAGTTCCCATTAGTTTTTTAGCTTCTTGGATCAATCCGGAGTTTGAAACTCCAGAATTTGAGGAACTACTATGATTAGAACCGCTTGAATGGCTGCTTCCAGAGTTGCTAGTACTTTGTGTAGCTTCACCTTTTACGCTCAGGCGCTGCCCAACGTAAATCGTGTTACTTGATAGGTTGTTCCAACTTTTAATGCTGGATACGCTCACGCCGTATTTATTAGAGATGCCCCAAAGTGTATCACCGGATTGAACGACATACTCACTTCCGCTTGCATTTGAAGAATGGGAAGAATTTGAAGAATGACTGCTTTCCTTCTTAGAAGAAGATTGAACTGATTTACCGTTAATTGTCAGTTTATCTCCAGTAATAATAAGGGAAGAATTCAAGTTATTCCAATCCATCAAATTTCTAACAGATACATCGTATTTACTAGCGATCGCAGAAAGTGTATCACCAGATTTAATTGTATATGTACTGCCTGAAGTTGAATGGCTGTTTGAAGACTTATGATTTGAAGAATCTTTACTTACAACTAAATTTTGACCTACGTAAATAATATTGCTGTTAAGACCATTCCAGGATTTCAGTTGGGATACAGAACCGTCAAATTTATGGCTCAGGCCCCAAAGTGTATCGCCAGGCTCTACCTTATGAGATTCATCCGCGAATACAGTTCCTCCCCAAAGTGAAGCTCCAACAATCGTCCCACATACAGCAGTTGCCATTTTTTTCTTATTCATATTATAAAATCCCTCTCTTTATATGTACTATGAAAATTATTTTACTCTCCCAAATCCACCTACGAAATTTACTCTGCTTCCTATTATTCATAAATTCGTTTTTATTGTAAATAGTCCCAAACTTAAACAAAAGTCTACAAATCTCTTAAAACTATTGTCATAACAGGGCTGAAAAGGTTTCGTTACAGTTACATTACAGTTTCGTTACATCCTGTATATGGTAGTTTTATAGGTTTATTTACCTCTTCAATGAGATGAACGTATATTTCACTGGTTGTTACACAAAGTAAAGAGGTAAAGGAGGGATTTTCATGTATGCTGGGCGGGATATGTCCGAATTAACGATGGAGTCGAAGGAGAAATGGCAGGACAAGGAGCTAGGCTATTTTCACTATGCCCTCTCTCAGGCAGCTCCCTTTTTAAACGAAGAAGGGACGACTTTATTACGAGAAATTAACAATGAAATTAAGCGCCGCGGCGGGCTTCAGATGAAGGAAGCCCATTGGGACAGCGGCACTCATTCCGTTACGGATTAATATGTTTATGGATTTTTTGATGAGAGACTGGAAACGGCAGCTCGAAAATTTTTTTAGAGTCGACAAATTCTGCCCTTTCCCGATCAAGCTCTCCACCAGTTACAACAGCAGGAACGACTTGCATTTCCCAAATCAAGTGTGAAAAAACGTGTTTTACTTTATCAATGGATTCCCCTATTTCAAGGGTAAGCCCGTATTCTCCGTAAAACCAAGTTCGTACATCTGCCTCGTCCACATCAGTGAGCGGAACCATTGGATACTGCCACATGGAAGCGAGAAGACCTTGGTCGGGCCTTTTTTCCACTAATACTTCACCGCTTTCATTTTGAACGAATAGTGTAACGAAGGGAAGCTTTTTCTGTTTCTTTTTCGAAGACTTGACAGGGAGCTCAGTTTCAATACCTTCTGAGAAGGCTCTGCATTGCTCCTGTACCGGACACAAAAGACACGATGGGCTTTTAGGGGTACAAATTAACGCCCCAAGCTCCATCATACCCTGGTTGAAGGAAGAGGGATCACTTTTGGAAATGAGCCTGTAAACCATAGCTTCAAAAAGTTTCCTCGTGCTTTGTTTTGCAATGTCATCCTCCACTTTAAGAATTCTCGACAGTACTCTCATCACATTCCCATCAACCGCTGGCTCCGGAAGATCATACGCAATACTGAGGATTGCTCCTTTAGTATAGGGGCCGACCCCTTTAAGCTTTCCTAATTCATCAGGATCACTAGGTACAATCCCTCCATACGCCTCAACGACTTCACACACAGCGTTTTGCAAATTTCGCGCACGGGAATAGTACCCTAAACCTTCCCAGGCTTTTAACACTTCCTGTTCGTCTGCTTCTGCCAACGCTTCAGGAGTAGGGAATTTTGTTAAAAAATTATTAAAATACGGAATTACAGTATCAACTCGAGTTTGTTGGAGCATAATTTCTGATATCCAGACTCTGTAGGGATCTTGGTTATCTCTCCATGGCAACGTTCTCTGCTCCGTCTTAAACCAGTTGATCAAAGAATCTCTAAACTTATTTTCGTCAAAATCTTCAACAATATGCTGAACTCTCTGCTCATTCTTCATCTTTCATCATCCTTCGTGATAAACTAC
This Halobacillus salinarum DNA region includes the following protein-coding sequences:
- a CDS encoding FUSC family protein, whose translation is MKLGARMMKTGLAVAVALYISDLLPFVSPLLAAIAAVFSIQPSIYRSYQSIIEQIQGNTIGALIAVVAVFTLGNDPFIAAFAIIVVIGITTNLKMNENTISLAVVAVIALMDTTDLTFIHFASARFSSMLLGILAAFVVNLVFVPPKYETRLFRKIDVSTTDILQWLRVTTRQLSDQPALKYEITRIQDDLRWIDHTYLLYEEERTYFKGSRFSKGRKLVLFRQLITTTKKSFDVVKAFYRLEHKIEQIPDEFQDALVGELDKLINAHEKLVLSLKGRIKQTHKQSLRQIEEPDIPLLVDRLMHVYEETNNPDKLVFLPLASQLMEYYYQLEKLKRLLKSYQTHHKEDYIKT
- the ntdP gene encoding nucleoside tri-diphosphate phosphatase — protein: MPGPESGKRIEIQSYKHNGKIHRIWDSTTVLKGTRNVIIGANDRTTVTESDGRRWITREPAICYFHSRQWFNVIGMLRNDGVYYYCNISSPFIYEEEAIKYIDYDLDVKVFPDMTFKLLDEDEYAQHKQEMNYPHVLDRILYNNIDTLVRWIRQRKGPFSPEFIDQWYERYLTYR
- a CDS encoding gamma-type small acid-soluble spore protein, with product MAKQPKQNKTAAGTNAKEVKQQNQQAAQKQNQQQYGTEAASQTDAQQVREQNQKSQAKKK
- a CDS encoding C40 family peptidase, with the protein product MNKKKMATAVCGTIVGASLWGGTVFADESHKVEPGDTLWGLSHKFDGSVSQLKSWNGLNSNIIYVGQNLVVSKDSSNHKSSNSHSTSGSTYTIKSGDTLSAIASKYDVSVRNLMDWNNLNSSLIITGDKLTINGKSVQSSSKKESSHSSNSSHSSNASGSEYVVQSGDTLWGISNKYGVSVSSIKSWNNLSSNTIYVGQRLSVKGEATQSTSNSGSSHSSGSNHSSSSNSGVSNSGLIQEAKKLMGTPYVWGGTSPSGFDCSGFINYVFQKEGVNLPRTTAAIYADNRLSSVGRNSLQVGDLVFFETYKPGASHAGIYVGGNQFIHAGSSRGVEISSLSNPYWSPRYIGAKRF
- a CDS encoding cytosolic protein — translated: MYAGRDMSELTMESKEKWQDKELGYFHYALSQAAPFLNEEGTTLLREINNEIKRRGGLQMKEAHWDSGTHSVTD
- the mutY gene encoding A/G-specific adenine glycosylase; protein product: MKNEQRVQHIVEDFDENKFRDSLINWFKTEQRTLPWRDNQDPYRVWISEIMLQQTRVDTVIPYFNNFLTKFPTPEALAEADEQEVLKAWEGLGYYSRARNLQNAVCEVVEAYGGIVPSDPDELGKLKGVGPYTKGAILSIAYDLPEPAVDGNVMRVLSRILKVEDDIAKQSTRKLFEAMVYRLISKSDPSSFNQGMMELGALICTPKSPSCLLCPVQEQCRAFSEGIETELPVKSSKKKQKKLPFVTLFVQNESGEVLVEKRPDQGLLASMWQYPMVPLTDVDEADVRTWFYGEYGLTLEIGESIDKVKHVFSHLIWEMQVVPAVVTGGELDRERAEFVDSKKIFELPFPVSHQKIHKHINP